One Limibacillus sp. genomic region harbors:
- a CDS encoding error-prone DNA polymerase, which translates to MSGFSELQVTTNYSFLRSGSHPDEFVTAAAALGYPALGVADRNSLAGVVRAQVAARGTKVKLLVGARLVLQDGLEIVCYPRDRDAYGRLCDLLTLGKRRAEKGGCLLWRADLETLGERQVLLVQPPDDGDVDFVSFLGGLAAARPGEVFLTASLLYEPGDQRRLAALAQLAAGCGAGLLASNDARLHAPERKPLLDVVTCIREGCRLEEAGFRLSANAERHLKPPEEMERLFAAFPEAIQNAKKIPELIDFNLEQLRYEYPDEVAPDGTSAAERLARLTWAGAAERYPGGLPDKVRKQLDYELTLIGELAYEPYFLTVRDIVAFARSRGILCQGRGSAANSAVCYCLGITAVDPARMNLLFERFVSKERDEPPDIDVDFEHERREEVIQYIYETYGRDRAGLAATVICYRTRGALREVGKVMGLSADSIAALAESVWGWSKEGVGEEGLAEVGLDPQAPRIRQTLALVRALIGFPRHLSQHVGGFVITKGPLRQLVPIENAAMENRTVIEWDKDDLDALGILKIDVLALGMLTCLKRGFAMLAEHKGRRYGLASVPAEDPAVYDMLCRADSLGVFQVESRAQMTMLPRLKPRSFYDLVIEVAIVRPGPIQGDMVHPYLRRRRGEEEVSFPSEELREVLGKTLGVPLFQEQAMKIAIVAAGFTPSEADQLRRAMATFKRVGTIHTFGEKLVRGMVERGYEEAFAERCFKQIEGFGTYGFPESHAASFALLVYVSAWMKHHHPEVFAAALLNSQPMGFYAPAQIVRDAREHGVAVRAVDVNASAWDCTLEPGGESGLALRLGLRQVKGLPEAEARRLVAARENGYADIQGLWRRAGLGARALDALARADAFASLGIGRRQALWQIKGLPDARPLPLFAAAGEEDRGEEPAVALPDLAAGQEVVEDYASLRLSLRAHPMSFLREALSAEGWRDSSALREVKDGARLKLCGLVLVRQRPGTASGVIFATLEDERGVANIVVWPRVFEANRATVLKASLLGVSGRVQKEGLVIHLVAERLYDLSPRLRRLEEEGGVAASGKTMKGALARADEVRRPTRDQRDTAPRTAPRKEKLYRSRDFH; encoded by the coding sequence ATGAGCGGTTTCTCCGAGCTCCAGGTCACGACCAACTACTCTTTCCTGCGCAGCGGTTCGCATCCCGATGAGTTCGTCACCGCCGCCGCGGCGCTGGGCTATCCGGCGCTGGGCGTGGCCGACCGCAACTCTCTCGCCGGCGTGGTGCGCGCGCAGGTCGCCGCGCGTGGCACGAAGGTGAAGTTGCTGGTGGGCGCGCGGCTGGTGCTGCAGGACGGGCTGGAGATCGTCTGCTACCCGCGTGACCGGGATGCCTATGGGCGTCTCTGCGACCTGCTAACCCTGGGCAAGCGGCGGGCGGAGAAGGGCGGCTGCCTGCTCTGGCGGGCGGACCTGGAGACGCTTGGCGAAAGGCAGGTGCTATTGGTTCAGCCGCCGGATGACGGCGATGTGGACTTCGTCAGCTTCCTTGGCGGCTTGGCGGCGGCCCGGCCCGGTGAGGTCTTCCTGACCGCCAGCCTGCTCTACGAGCCGGGCGACCAGCGGCGCCTTGCTGCGCTGGCTCAGCTCGCGGCTGGCTGCGGGGCGGGGCTTCTCGCCAGCAACGACGCGCGCCTGCACGCGCCTGAACGCAAGCCGCTGCTGGACGTGGTGACCTGTATCCGCGAGGGCTGCCGGCTGGAGGAGGCGGGCTTCCGTCTCTCAGCCAACGCCGAGCGGCACTTGAAGCCGCCGGAGGAGATGGAGCGGCTTTTCGCAGCCTTCCCAGAGGCGATCCAAAATGCGAAGAAAATACCTGAACTCATTGATTTTAATTTAGAACAACTGCGTTATGAGTATCCAGACGAGGTGGCCCCCGACGGCACCTCGGCCGCGGAGCGTCTGGCCCGCCTGACCTGGGCGGGGGCGGCGGAGCGCTATCCCGGTGGGCTGCCGGACAAGGTCCGCAAGCAACTCGACTACGAGCTGACCTTGATCGGTGAGCTTGCTTATGAGCCCTACTTCCTGACCGTGCGCGACATCGTCGCCTTCGCCCGCTCGCGCGGCATCCTCTGCCAGGGCCGGGGCTCCGCCGCGAACTCCGCGGTCTGCTATTGCCTGGGCATCACGGCGGTCGATCCCGCGCGCATGAACCTGCTCTTCGAGCGTTTCGTCAGCAAGGAACGCGACGAACCGCCCGACATCGACGTGGACTTCGAACACGAGCGGCGCGAGGAGGTGATCCAGTACATCTACGAGACCTATGGCCGCGACCGGGCCGGGCTTGCCGCGACCGTGATCTGCTACCGCACGCGCGGCGCGCTGCGAGAGGTAGGCAAGGTCATGGGGCTTTCCGCCGACAGCATTGCGGCGCTGGCCGAGAGCGTCTGGGGCTGGAGCAAGGAGGGCGTGGGTGAGGAGGGCCTGGCCGAGGTCGGCCTAGATCCGCAGGCTCCGCGCATCCGGCAGACCCTGGCGCTGGTGCGCGCGCTGATCGGCTTTCCGCGCCACCTGTCCCAGCATGTCGGCGGCTTCGTCATCACGAAAGGGCCCCTTCGCCAACTGGTGCCCATCGAGAACGCGGCCATGGAGAACCGCACGGTGATCGAGTGGGACAAGGACGACCTGGATGCGCTCGGCATCCTGAAGATCGACGTGCTGGCGCTGGGCATGCTGACCTGTCTGAAGCGCGGCTTTGCGATGCTGGCCGAGCACAAGGGGCGGCGCTACGGCCTGGCCAGCGTGCCGGCGGAGGACCCGGCGGTCTACGACATGCTTTGCCGCGCCGACAGCCTGGGCGTGTTCCAGGTCGAGAGCCGGGCGCAGATGACCATGCTGCCCCGCCTCAAGCCCCGCAGCTTCTATGATCTGGTGATCGAGGTCGCGATCGTCAGGCCCGGGCCGATCCAGGGCGACATGGTGCATCCTTACCTGCGCCGCCGCCGTGGGGAGGAGGAGGTATCCTTCCCCTCCGAGGAGTTGCGCGAAGTGCTGGGTAAGACGCTGGGCGTGCCCTTGTTCCAGGAGCAGGCCATGAAAATCGCCATCGTTGCCGCCGGATTCACCCCCTCGGAAGCCGATCAGTTGCGCCGGGCCATGGCGACCTTCAAGCGGGTCGGCACGATTCACACCTTCGGCGAGAAGCTGGTCCGGGGCATGGTCGAGCGCGGCTACGAAGAGGCGTTCGCCGAGCGCTGCTTCAAGCAGATAGAGGGCTTCGGCACCTATGGCTTTCCGGAGAGCCACGCGGCTTCCTTCGCGCTGCTGGTCTATGTCTCGGCCTGGATGAAGCACCACCATCCCGAGGTTTTCGCCGCCGCGCTGCTGAACAGCCAGCCCATGGGCTTCTACGCCCCCGCGCAGATCGTGCGCGACGCCCGTGAACATGGCGTGGCGGTGCGGGCTGTGGACGTCAACGCCAGCGCCTGGGACTGCACGCTGGAGCCTGGCGGGGAATCCGGGCTCGCGTTGCGTCTGGGCCTGCGGCAGGTGAAGGGGCTGCCCGAGGCGGAAGCGCGCCGGCTGGTGGCCGCGCGGGAGAACGGCTATGCGGACATCCAGGGGCTCTGGCGGCGCGCCGGGCTGGGCGCCCGCGCGCTCGACGCCCTGGCCCGCGCCGATGCTTTCGCTTCCCTGGGGATCGGGCGGCGTCAGGCGCTCTGGCAGATCAAGGGATTGCCCGATGCCCGGCCCCTGCCGCTTTTTGCCGCGGCGGGCGAGGAGGACCGGGGCGAAGAGCCGGCCGTCGCGCTGCCCGATCTGGCAGCGGGCCAGGAGGTGGTGGAGGACTACGCCAGCTTGCGGCTTTCCCTGCGCGCCCATCCCATGAGCTTCCTCCGTGAGGCCTTGAGCGCCGAGGGCTGGCGCGACAGCAGCGCGCTGCGGGAGGTGAAGGACGGCGCGCGCCTCAAGCTCTGCGGCCTGGTGCTGGTGCGCCAGCGCCCCGGCACCGCCAGCGGCGTGATCTTCGCCACGCTGGAGGACGAGCGGGGCGTGGCCAACATCGTGGTCTGGCCGCGCGTCTTCGAGGCCAACCGCGCCACCGTGCTGAAGGCGAGCCTCTTGGGTGTCAGCGGCCGGGTGCAGAAGGAGGGTCTGGTGATCCATCTGGTCGCGGAACGCCTTTACGACCTCTCGCCCCGGCTCCGGCGTCTGGAGGAAGAGGGCGGAGTCGCGGCCTCCGGCAAGACTATGAAGGGCGCCTTGGCGCGGGCGGACGAGGTGCGCCGGCCGACCCGGGATCAGCGCGACACAGCCCCCCGCACAGCCCCCCGCAAGGAAAAGCTTTACCGCTCCCGCGATTTCCATTGA
- a CDS encoding peptidoglycan DD-metalloendopeptidase family protein, whose product MRDTLSRVRDWVDRLFPDREVYFRSNGQVTFLRVSQKRQLQGVAVLSALFIWGLSTTGVTLLSSTLLAEREEEIERHQREYVNLLAEVGEYQQQYDRIVEGLEQNQTVLLAMLEEGGTKDAGSLDTVGDGLNLTETERARMMLARDALKQRLSSFGDELIEVAEQNAMLETQVTSMKLLLEDTKAERAELDDARSKLVRRMDEIEAELASTVEGKKALQNELGELSEDLQQTDAERVALVEERSRLQEEIAGLEKHQANADQRIVELNEVVARLQRVHDDSRQARRRLAEERDALQYKVVSLETKLSSYEQRQLDLVAKMTERTLSSIGDFERAMKLTGIKIDKLVDRVADGDLSGTGGPFIPYEEMDPHSDETFDAALSLLDLHLRRWETLRHLATVLPLAPPLNAYKVNSTFGPRIDPVKNARSHHEGLDMGAPTGTEILAPAPGVVTFANWNGGYGRFIEIDHGFGIVTRYGHLRKISVEKGDKIGFRQVIGTVGSSGRSTGPHLHYEVRLDGRPLNPDNFLEAGRHLFKG is encoded by the coding sequence ATGAGGGACACTCTCAGCCGCGTACGTGACTGGGTCGACCGCCTCTTTCCCGACAGGGAAGTCTATTTCCGTTCCAACGGTCAGGTAACCTTTCTCCGCGTCAGCCAGAAGCGCCAGCTTCAGGGCGTGGCGGTTCTGAGCGCCCTGTTCATCTGGGGGCTCTCGACCACCGGCGTCACGCTGCTCTCCAGCACTCTGCTGGCCGAGCGCGAGGAGGAGATTGAGCGCCATCAGCGGGAATACGTGAACCTGCTGGCCGAGGTCGGCGAGTACCAGCAGCAATACGATCGCATCGTTGAGGGACTGGAGCAGAACCAGACCGTGCTGCTGGCAATGCTGGAAGAGGGCGGCACGAAAGACGCCGGATCGCTCGACACGGTTGGCGACGGCCTGAACCTCACCGAGACCGAGCGTGCCCGCATGATGCTCGCGCGCGACGCCCTGAAGCAGCGGCTGAGCAGCTTCGGCGACGAACTCATCGAGGTGGCCGAGCAGAACGCCATGCTGGAGACCCAGGTCACCTCCATGAAGCTGCTCTTGGAAGACACCAAGGCCGAGCGCGCGGAACTGGACGACGCCCGCAGCAAGCTGGTGCGGCGCATGGACGAGATCGAAGCCGAGTTGGCCTCGACCGTCGAAGGCAAGAAGGCGCTGCAGAACGAACTGGGCGAACTCTCCGAAGACCTGCAGCAGACGGACGCGGAGCGTGTCGCTCTCGTCGAGGAGCGCAGCCGCCTTCAAGAGGAAATCGCAGGGCTCGAGAAGCATCAGGCCAATGCCGACCAGCGTATCGTGGAGCTGAACGAAGTTGTGGCGCGCCTGCAGCGGGTTCATGACGACTCCCGTCAGGCGCGGCGCCGCCTCGCGGAAGAGCGGGACGCCCTGCAGTACAAGGTGGTCTCGCTGGAGACCAAGCTTTCTTCTTATGAACAGCGCCAGCTCGACCTCGTCGCCAAGATGACCGAGCGCACCTTGAGCTCGATCGGCGATTTCGAGCGGGCCATGAAGCTGACCGGCATCAAGATCGACAAGTTGGTCGACCGCGTCGCCGATGGCGACCTCTCCGGTACGGGCGGTCCCTTCATCCCCTACGAGGAGATGGACCCGCACAGCGACGAGACCTTCGACGCCGCGCTCTCCCTGCTGGACCTTCACCTGCGCCGTTGGGAGACGCTGCGCCATCTGGCGACCGTGCTGCCGCTCGCGCCGCCGCTGAATGCTTACAAGGTGAACTCGACCTTCGGTCCGCGCATCGATCCGGTCAAGAACGCCCGCTCTCATCACGAGGGCCTCGACATGGGCGCGCCGACCGGGACCGAGATCCTGGCGCCGGCCCCCGGCGTGGTCACCTTCGCGAACTGGAACGGCGGCTATGGCCGCTTCATCGAGATCGACCATGGGTTTGGCATCGTCACCCGCTACGGCCACTTGAGGAAGATTTCGGTGGAGAAGGGCGACAAGATCGGGTTCCGTCAGGTCATCGGGACCGTAGGCTCCTCGGGCCGCAGCACCGGTCCTCACCTGCACTACGAAGTGCGGTTGGACGGCCGGCCGCTGAACCCCGACAATTTCCTGGAAGCGGGACGGCACCTTTTCAAAGGTTAG
- a CDS encoding alpha/beta hydrolase — protein MSGPEGALEIPEGPKVWRIAMRDGLTLHVEEWGSRRAEGTPLLCLSGLTRNAWDFETLARRHSGKRRVVTFDFRGRGRSDFDPEPLNYNPRQYLEDIQQVCAALCLHGFVAVGTSMGGLLTFGLGVVMPSALRGAVINDIGPVYESSGLQRILDYVGSDHPVETWDEALRTLEETFPEGSYPRADRATWNKIAKTSFKRGGDGKLHASWDVRIAQALTGQDEGEFDLWALFESLKPHPLLLLRGETSDLLSEETAEEMGERHGKMSLVTVAGTPHAPTLDESEAIKAIDDFLDECDRAERHPDRH, from the coding sequence TTGTCGGGTCCGGAAGGCGCGCTGGAGATACCCGAGGGCCCGAAGGTCTGGCGCATAGCCATGCGCGACGGCCTCACCCTCCATGTCGAGGAGTGGGGCTCCCGCCGGGCCGAAGGAACGCCTCTGCTCTGCCTCAGCGGTCTGACCCGCAACGCCTGGGACTTCGAGACGCTGGCGCGCCGTCATTCCGGCAAGCGGCGCGTGGTGACCTTCGATTTCCGGGGCCGGGGCCGCTCGGATTTCGATCCCGAGCCGCTCAACTACAATCCCCGGCAGTACCTGGAGGATATCCAGCAGGTTTGCGCGGCGCTCTGCCTGCACGGCTTCGTGGCGGTCGGCACCTCCATGGGGGGGCTGCTGACCTTCGGCCTGGGCGTGGTCATGCCCTCCGCCCTGCGCGGCGCGGTGATCAACGACATCGGCCCGGTCTACGAGTCCAGCGGCTTGCAGCGCATTCTCGACTACGTCGGCAGCGATCACCCAGTGGAGACCTGGGACGAAGCCCTGCGGACCCTAGAGGAGACCTTTCCCGAGGGCAGTTACCCGCGCGCCGACCGCGCGACCTGGAACAAGATCGCCAAGACCTCCTTCAAGCGCGGCGGGGATGGGAAGCTCCATGCCTCCTGGGATGTGCGGATCGCCCAGGCGCTTACCGGGCAGGACGAGGGGGAGTTCGACCTTTGGGCCTTGTTCGAAAGCCTGAAGCCTCATCCGCTCCTGCTACTGCGCGGCGAGACCTCGGACCTCCTGAGCGAGGAGACCGCGGAAGAGATGGGCGAGCGGCACGGTAAGATGTCACTGGTCACTGTCGCCGGAACGCCGCATGCTCCTACCCTGGACGAGAGCGAAGCAATAAAGGCGATCGATGACTTCCTTGATGAATGCGACAGAGCTGAGCGTCACCCTGACCGACATTGA
- a CDS encoding polymer-forming cytoskeletal protein produces the protein MFSKGKGTGGPETPASSSSSSSAASQGVRPASGERPRASIGGVPSIISADLTISGNLHSDGDIQIDGQVTGDVLSRSLTIGQGAKVKGTVRADEVKIAGNLEGEVHAANVSITSTAKVNGDVLHKSLSIDSGAYIDGLCRRIEEPKATAAAPSASASSSASSSASSGSSAPTSSASASSGVSSDKPAGNGADSSAKPADTKTDKPASGDLGLSGKP, from the coding sequence ATGTTTTCCAAAGGCAAAGGCACGGGCGGTCCGGAAACGCCCGCCTCCAGCTCTTCTTCCAGCAGCGCCGCGTCACAGGGCGTCCGCCCCGCATCGGGCGAGCGGCCGCGCGCTTCGATCGGCGGCGTGCCCTCCATCATTTCGGCTGACCTGACAATCTCGGGCAACCTCCATTCCGACGGCGATATCCAGATCGACGGTCAGGTGACCGGCGATGTATTGAGCCGCAGCCTCACCATTGGGCAGGGCGCCAAGGTGAAGGGAACGGTGCGCGCGGACGAGGTGAAGATCGCCGGCAACCTGGAAGGTGAGGTCCACGCGGCCAACGTCTCCATCACCTCCACTGCGAAGGTGAACGGCGACGTCCTGCACAAGTCCCTGTCCATCGACTCCGGCGCCTACATCGACGGTCTTTGCCGCCGCATCGAAGAGCCCAAGGCAACCGCCGCCGCGCCCTCGGCTTCTGCTTCAAGTTCGGCGTCCAGTTCGGCGTCCAGTGGCAGTTCGGCCCCAACGTCTTCGGCGTCAGCGTCGTCTGGGGTCTCTTCCGACAAGCCTGCCGGCAACGGCGCGGACAGCAGCGCCAAGCCTGCGGACACCAAGACCGATAAGCCGGCCTCTGGCGATCTGGGTCTGAGCGGCAAGCCCTGA
- a CDS encoding threonine/serine dehydratase — MNATELSVTLTDIEEAARRLDGVAIRTPLLNFAALDERVGGRVLIKPEILQRTGSFKFRGAYNALSHLPEDARTRGVVAYSSGNHAQGVSLAAKLLGIPATIIMPGDSPEIKVANTKGYGAEVIHYDRFNESRDIIAERIQRERGSYLIRPYDDPRIIAGQGTCGLELVDQAKERGIGLDAVLTCCGGGGLTAGVAIAVKSQLPGVEMHLVEPAEFDDTGRSLKSGQAERNDPAARSICDALLSPTPGEITLPINLQMVDSGLGVTDDEVRSAMAYAYRVLKLVVEPGGAVTLAALLAGRLPTRDRTLAIVLSGGNVDWQMTQEALQRSSL; from the coding sequence ATGAATGCGACAGAGCTGAGCGTCACCCTGACCGACATTGAAGAAGCGGCGCGGCGGCTCGACGGCGTCGCGATCAGGACGCCACTTCTGAACTTCGCGGCCCTGGACGAGCGGGTCGGCGGGCGCGTCCTCATCAAGCCGGAGATCCTGCAGCGCACCGGCTCTTTCAAGTTCAGAGGCGCCTACAACGCGCTCTCCCATCTTCCCGAAGACGCCCGGACGCGGGGAGTGGTCGCTTATTCCTCGGGCAACCACGCACAGGGGGTCTCCCTCGCCGCCAAGCTTCTGGGTATACCGGCCACCATCATCATGCCCGGCGACTCACCAGAGATTAAAGTCGCGAACACAAAGGGTTATGGCGCGGAGGTCATCCACTACGACCGCTTCAACGAGTCGCGCGACATCATCGCCGAGAGGATTCAGCGCGAGCGAGGAAGCTACTTGATCCGCCCCTACGACGATCCCCGGATCATCGCGGGCCAAGGCACCTGTGGCCTGGAACTTGTGGACCAGGCGAAGGAGCGCGGCATCGGGCTCGACGCCGTTTTGACCTGCTGCGGCGGGGGCGGGCTGACGGCGGGCGTGGCGATCGCCGTCAAGTCGCAGCTCCCGGGCGTGGAGATGCATCTGGTCGAGCCGGCGGAGTTCGACGACACCGGGCGCTCGCTGAAGAGCGGCCAGGCGGAGCGGAACGATCCCGCCGCCCGCTCGATCTGCGATGCGCTGCTCTCTCCGACTCCGGGTGAGATCACCCTGCCGATCAATCTTCAGATGGTGGACAGCGGCCTGGGCGTCACGGACGACGAGGTACGCAGCGCCATGGCTTATGCCTACCGGGTCTTGAAGCTGGTGGTGGAGCCCGGCGGCGCCGTGACCTTGGCCGCGCTCCTGGCGGGGCGGCTGCCGACCCGCGACCGCACGCTCGCGATCGTGCTTTCAGGGGGCAACGTCGACTGGCAGATGACGCAAGAAGCCCTCCAGCGCAGCAGCCTCTAA
- a CDS encoding DNA polymerase Y family protein, whose protein sequence is MRAQAWRCEPSAQDEQPLALVAREGQQLRLAALNGPAEAAGLTPGLPLAEARALLPALRSRERDPLFERRALERLCDWAQRFSPWVAYEALPGENGPCDGGAAGLWLDITGCAHLFGGEEALLDALLGRLSERGLTARAGLADTPGAAWAAARFLTGAKQQAKSLEPGGQRAALAGLPVAALRLEDWQEELLARFGLIRVGALYGLPPAGLEPRLGRALKRRLEQALGGLDEPLSPRRPQAPFEERLVFGEPIASAEDIERGVERLILALCRRLRAAGQGLRRLRLTAHRVDGSCDALALGVSRATRDSDHLRRLLAQHLEGLDPGFGVEVLSLEAERAEPLGDRQLSLSSAEAAKDAAALVDRLAGRLGEGRVFRVTPRESHWPEAAQKKSPPLPERRASNENWAPWRARSRPLRLLPNPEPIEALALLPDSAPARFLWRRQQHQVTRAEGPERILPEWWSLPEGEQGLSARDYFRVEDAQGRRFWLFRVEGRWYLHGLFG, encoded by the coding sequence ATGAGGGCGCAGGCCTGGCGCTGCGAGCCCTCGGCGCAGGATGAGCAGCCCCTGGCGCTGGTCGCGCGGGAGGGCCAGCAGCTTCGTCTGGCCGCGCTCAATGGGCCGGCGGAGGCGGCGGGGCTCACCCCCGGCCTGCCGCTCGCCGAGGCGCGCGCGCTTCTGCCCGCCTTGCGCAGCCGGGAGCGTGACCCGCTGTTCGAACGCCGCGCGTTGGAGCGGCTCTGCGATTGGGCGCAGCGCTTCAGCCCCTGGGTCGCTTACGAGGCCCTGCCTGGCGAGAACGGTCCTTGCGATGGGGGCGCGGCTGGCCTTTGGCTCGACATCACCGGTTGCGCGCATCTCTTCGGCGGGGAGGAGGCGTTGCTCGACGCCCTGCTGGGCCGCCTCTCGGAACGGGGCCTCACCGCCCGCGCCGGTCTGGCCGACACGCCCGGCGCGGCCTGGGCGGCGGCGCGCTTCCTGACCGGCGCGAAGCAGCAGGCCAAGAGCCTGGAGCCCGGCGGCCAGCGTGCGGCGCTGGCCGGTCTGCCGGTCGCCGCTCTGCGGCTGGAGGACTGGCAGGAGGAGTTGCTCGCGCGCTTCGGGTTGATCCGCGTCGGGGCGCTCTACGGCTTGCCGCCCGCCGGACTGGAGCCGCGGCTCGGCCGGGCCTTGAAGCGCCGTCTTGAGCAGGCGCTGGGCGGTCTCGACGAGCCGCTCTCGCCCAGACGCCCGCAAGCGCCCTTCGAGGAGCGGTTGGTTTTCGGCGAACCCATCGCCTCCGCCGAGGATATCGAGCGTGGCGTTGAGCGGCTTATCCTGGCCCTCTGCCGCCGGCTGCGCGCGGCCGGGCAGGGGCTGCGCCGCCTGCGCCTCACCGCTCACCGGGTCGACGGAAGCTGCGATGCCCTGGCGCTGGGCGTCAGCCGCGCGACGCGCGACAGCGACCACCTTCGCCGCCTGCTCGCCCAGCATCTGGAGGGTTTGGACCCCGGTTTCGGCGTCGAAGTCCTGAGCCTGGAGGCCGAGCGGGCCGAGCCGCTCGGCGACCGGCAGCTGAGCCTCTCCAGCGCAGAGGCGGCCAAGGACGCTGCGGCCCTGGTCGACCGGCTCGCGGGCCGCTTGGGGGAAGGGCGGGTCTTCCGCGTGACGCCGCGCGAGAGCCACTGGCCTGAGGCGGCCCAGAAGAAGAGCCCTCCTTTGCCGGAGCGCCGGGCCTCCAACGAGAACTGGGCGCCCTGGCGCGCGCGCAGCCGTCCCTTGCGGCTTCTGCCCAACCCCGAGCCGATCGAGGCGCTGGCCCTCCTGCCTGACAGCGCGCCCGCGCGCTTCCTCTGGCGCCGCCAGCAGCATCAAGTGACGCGCGCCGAAGGCCCTGAGCGCATTCTGCCGGAGTGGTGGTCCCTGCCGGAGGGTGAGCAGGGCCTTTCCGCGCGCGACTACTTCCGGGTGGAGGATGCGCAAGGGCGGCGCTTCTGGCTGTTCCGCGTCGAGGGCCGCTGGTACCTCCACGGACTCTTCGGGTGA